Proteins found in one Gordonia sp. PDNC005 genomic segment:
- the greA gene encoding transcription elongation factor GreA, translated as MTDTRVTWLTPESFERLKGELDSLIANRPVIAAEINERREEGDLKENGGYHAARDEQGQQEARIRQLQDLLNNAKVGEAPTQSGVALPGSVVTVYFDGDKSDTETFLIATREESSASDLEIYSPSSPLGGAIIDAKVGETREYTVPSGAKISVTLVSAEPYHS; from the coding sequence ATGACTGATACCCGCGTTACATGGTTGACGCCGGAGTCGTTCGAGCGCTTGAAGGGCGAGCTGGATTCGCTCATCGCGAATCGTCCAGTCATTGCCGCCGAGATCAACGAGCGTCGTGAAGAAGGCGACCTCAAGGAGAACGGCGGCTATCACGCGGCCCGTGACGAGCAGGGTCAGCAGGAGGCGCGCATCCGCCAGCTGCAGGACCTGCTCAACAACGCCAAGGTCGGCGAGGCGCCCACCCAGTCGGGCGTCGCACTGCCAGGTTCGGTCGTCACCGTCTACTTCGACGGTGACAAGTCCGACACCGAGACGTTCCTCATCGCAACGCGCGAAGAGAGCTCGGCCAGCGACCTCGAGATCTACTCGCCGAGCTCACCGCTCGGCGGCGCGATCATCGACGCCAAGGTCGGCGAAACGCGCGAGTACACGGTCCCCAGTGGCGCCAAGATCAGCGTGACGCTGGTCAGCGCGGAGCCGTACCACTCCTGA
- a CDS encoding helix-turn-helix transcriptional regulator has translation MSTPRWGSLEWDTYAYSFGHRLLVVRKECGYSQEQLAERSGMHRNQISNLERGTSNREPFVSDPQLSTVYRLARALDVPPAYLLPDLEQQVRPRSTEQASSDALSVVEMRLRDDLEFLRRP, from the coding sequence GTGAGTACACCGCGGTGGGGATCCCTCGAATGGGACACGTACGCGTACTCGTTCGGCCACCGGCTGCTCGTGGTCCGTAAGGAGTGCGGCTACTCGCAAGAGCAGCTCGCGGAGCGCAGCGGGATGCACCGCAATCAGATATCCAACCTCGAGCGGGGCACCAGCAACCGGGAACCGTTCGTCTCCGACCCCCAGTTGTCGACGGTCTACCGTCTGGCGCGGGCCCTGGACGTCCCGCCCGCATATCTGCTTCCCGATCTCGAGCAGCAAGTTCGTCCCCGCTCCACCGAGCAGGCGTCGTCCGACGCGTTGTCCGTAGTCGAAATGCGTCTCCGCGACGACCTCGAGTTCCTCCGCCGGCCGTAG
- a CDS encoding queuosine precursor transporter yields MSAVNKAVFARLSSPYFPILTALFVGVMLISNIAATKAVVLFGDWLHFDLGPLHVNGLVTDGAFFLFPLSYVIGDVISEVYGFRAMRRTIAAGFAVILLASLCFWIAIKLPAADFYDNQSGFEGVLGSVPQIVAAGLAGYVVGELLNSLVLVKMKERAGERRLWARLIGSTVVGEFFDTLVFCSIAATAIGIATWSDFINYVVIGFVWKTLVEVVVMPLTYAVVGHLKRAEPSYREALEAQQQSSIRVP; encoded by the coding sequence ATGAGCGCCGTCAACAAGGCGGTCTTCGCTCGACTCTCGAGCCCGTACTTCCCGATCCTGACAGCCCTGTTCGTCGGCGTCATGCTGATCAGCAACATCGCCGCGACCAAGGCCGTCGTGCTGTTCGGCGACTGGCTGCATTTCGACCTCGGTCCGCTTCACGTGAACGGTCTCGTCACCGACGGCGCCTTCTTCCTGTTCCCGCTGAGCTACGTGATCGGCGACGTGATCAGCGAGGTGTACGGCTTCCGCGCGATGCGACGCACAATCGCCGCGGGCTTCGCTGTGATCCTCCTCGCGTCCCTGTGCTTTTGGATCGCGATCAAGCTTCCTGCCGCAGACTTCTACGACAACCAGTCGGGTTTCGAAGGTGTGCTCGGCTCGGTCCCCCAGATCGTCGCCGCAGGCCTGGCGGGATACGTGGTCGGCGAGCTGCTGAACTCGCTCGTCCTGGTGAAGATGAAGGAACGCGCCGGAGAACGCAGGCTGTGGGCGCGCCTCATCGGTTCGACTGTGGTCGGCGAGTTCTTCGACACGCTGGTGTTCTGCTCGATTGCCGCCACTGCGATCGGTATCGCCACATGGTCGGACTTCATCAACTACGTCGTCATCGGTTTTGTGTGGAAGACGCTGGTCGAGGTCGTGGTGATGCCCCTGACGTACGCCGTCGTCGGTCACCTCAAGCGGGCGGAGCCGTCATACCGGGAGGCCCTCGAAGCGCAGCAGCAGTCGAGCATCCGTGTGCCATAA
- the mca gene encoding mycothiol conjugate amidase Mca — MAVHAHPDDEASKAAATLAKYVAEGHEVMVVTLTGGERGDVLNPAMDRPGVLENLPQVRRDEMAAAAKVLGVQHHWLGYVDSGLPEGDPLPPLPEGCFALVPNEESTGKLVEVIRDFRPHVIVTYDENGGYPHPDHIKCHEISVAAFDAAGDPDAYPEAGEPWTPSKLYYTHGFIRARILRFAEEFGKNGQDNPFEEWLSRWKTDQGDMMARVTTQVTCGEYFPQRDDALRAHATQVDPNGFFFAVPLEWQQRLWPTEEFELAQTRVKTAIPETDLFSGIEQS; from the coding sequence ATGGCCGTGCACGCACATCCCGATGACGAGGCCAGCAAAGCTGCTGCGACGCTGGCCAAGTACGTGGCCGAGGGTCACGAAGTGATGGTGGTGACGCTCACCGGCGGTGAGCGCGGCGACGTGCTGAACCCGGCGATGGATCGTCCGGGCGTGCTGGAGAACCTTCCGCAGGTGCGTCGTGACGAGATGGCGGCCGCGGCGAAGGTGCTCGGTGTGCAACATCACTGGCTCGGTTACGTCGACTCGGGACTGCCCGAGGGCGATCCGCTGCCACCGTTGCCCGAGGGCTGCTTCGCTCTCGTCCCGAATGAGGAGTCGACGGGCAAGCTCGTCGAGGTGATCCGCGACTTCCGGCCGCACGTGATCGTCACGTATGACGAGAACGGCGGCTACCCGCACCCGGACCACATCAAATGTCACGAGATCTCGGTTGCGGCGTTCGACGCGGCGGGCGACCCCGACGCGTACCCGGAGGCGGGGGAGCCGTGGACCCCGTCGAAGCTGTACTACACCCACGGTTTCATCCGTGCGCGGATCCTGCGGTTCGCCGAGGAGTTCGGAAAGAACGGTCAGGACAATCCGTTCGAGGAATGGCTCAGCCGCTGGAAGACCGACCAGGGCGACATGATGGCCCGCGTGACCACTCAGGTGACCTGTGGGGAGTACTTCCCGCAGCGTGACGACGCCCTGCGTGCGCACGCGACCCAGGTGGACCCGAATGGATTCTTCTTCGCAGTTCCCCTTGAGTGGCAGCAGCGCCTCTGGCCCACGGAGGAGTTCGAGCTCGCGCAGACCCGCGTGAAGACGGCGATTCCCGAGACCGATCTGTTCTCCGGAATCGAGCAGTCATGA
- a CDS encoding cystathionine gamma-synthase — MTDQGFSTKAIHAGWDPDPQTGAVNVPIFASSTFAQDGVGGMRDGFEYARTGNPTRRVLEANMAAIEAGAYGRGFSSGMAATDALLRATLRPGDHLVIPNDAYGGTFRLIDKVFSQWGITYSVAPVVDPEAVAAAIKPNTKLVWIETPTNPLLNVGDIAALADVAHAAGAKLVVDNTFATPYLQQPLTLGADVVLHSTTKYLGGHSDVVGGALVTNDEQLDSDIAFLQNGAGAVPGPFDAYLTMRGIKTLAVRMDRHSDNAEKLVDFLVAHPKIDTVLYPGLDGHPGHDAAAKQMKRFGGMISVRVAGGKQAALDFCAKTKIFTLAESLGGIESLIEHPGAMTHASTAGSLLEVPDDLVRLSVGIEDADDLLADVDQALA, encoded by the coding sequence ATGACCGACCAAGGATTCTCGACCAAGGCCATCCACGCGGGCTGGGATCCGGATCCCCAGACCGGTGCCGTCAACGTGCCGATCTTCGCGTCGTCGACGTTCGCGCAGGACGGCGTCGGCGGAATGCGCGACGGCTTCGAGTACGCACGCACCGGCAACCCGACTCGGCGTGTCCTCGAGGCGAACATGGCCGCCATCGAGGCCGGCGCGTACGGCCGCGGCTTCTCGTCCGGTATGGCCGCGACCGACGCCCTGCTCCGCGCGACGCTGCGCCCGGGTGATCACCTCGTCATCCCGAACGACGCCTACGGTGGAACATTCCGGCTGATCGACAAGGTGTTCAGCCAGTGGGGGATCACCTACTCGGTCGCGCCCGTCGTCGACCCCGAGGCCGTCGCCGCCGCGATCAAGCCCAACACCAAGCTGGTGTGGATCGAGACTCCGACGAACCCGCTGCTCAACGTCGGCGACATCGCCGCTCTCGCGGACGTCGCTCACGCGGCGGGCGCCAAGCTCGTCGTCGACAACACCTTCGCGACGCCGTACCTTCAGCAGCCGCTGACGCTCGGCGCGGACGTCGTCCTGCATTCCACCACCAAGTACCTCGGTGGCCACTCGGATGTCGTCGGCGGGGCCCTTGTCACCAACGACGAGCAGTTGGACTCCGACATCGCGTTCCTGCAGAACGGCGCGGGCGCCGTCCCCGGCCCGTTCGACGCGTACCTCACGATGCGCGGCATCAAGACACTCGCCGTTCGCATGGATCGCCACAGCGACAACGCGGAGAAGCTCGTCGACTTCCTGGTCGCGCACCCGAAGATCGACACTGTCTTGTACCCGGGGCTGGACGGCCATCCCGGCCATGACGCCGCGGCCAAGCAGATGAAGCGCTTCGGCGGCATGATCTCGGTGCGCGTGGCGGGTGGAAAGCAGGCGGCTCTCGACTTCTGCGCGAAGACCAAGATCTTCACACTCGCCGAATCACTCGGCGGGATCGAGTCGCTCATCGAGCATCCCGGCGCCATGACGCACGCGTCGACCGCCGGTTCGCTCCTCGAGGTGCCGGACGATCTCGTCCGCCTCTCGGTGGGCATCGAAGACGCCGATGATCTCCTCGCCGATGTCGATCAGGCCCTCGCCTGA
- a CDS encoding DUF559 domain-containing protein codes for MGTQSSEAVRTAQFLADHDGVITLNQARELGLTDDQIRRKTAQGLWIPHARSVYLSAEHHMTSIGRLRVAAAAHRGVVDRTSAAWLHNLVPQDLPTPVTLSIPRSGHGAAQCAVETSIRRRTFPAEDLTLVRGVPTTALPLTILAASAELSDGIAMMDRALQTRRVTLAELRAALDRNSGAHGMAEARRILTSAEDLSESELERKFVRFLHRRRISGWTQQEWINGRRMDFVWPEERLAVSLHGWAFHRHHDRWETDQQTTNMLVGIGWVPLVFTWKRLTYSADEVYRELTSILDRRRLAA; via the coding sequence ATGGGGACACAATCGTCCGAGGCGGTTCGGACCGCTCAGTTCCTCGCCGACCACGACGGGGTCATCACACTGAACCAGGCACGCGAACTGGGCCTCACCGACGACCAAATCCGCCGCAAGACCGCGCAAGGTCTGTGGATTCCACACGCGAGATCCGTGTATTTGTCGGCCGAGCATCACATGACCTCGATCGGTCGTCTCCGGGTGGCGGCCGCCGCTCACCGTGGGGTCGTCGACCGCACGTCGGCGGCGTGGTTACACAACCTGGTACCGCAGGACCTGCCGACCCCGGTCACCCTGTCCATTCCGCGATCCGGCCACGGAGCCGCGCAGTGTGCGGTCGAGACGTCCATCCGCCGTCGCACGTTCCCGGCAGAGGACCTCACGCTGGTGCGCGGCGTGCCGACGACTGCGCTCCCCTTGACCATCTTGGCGGCGTCGGCAGAGTTGAGCGATGGGATCGCGATGATGGATCGGGCCCTCCAGACCCGGCGCGTGACGCTCGCAGAGCTGCGGGCAGCCCTTGACCGCAACTCGGGCGCTCACGGAATGGCCGAAGCACGAAGGATCTTGACCTCTGCGGAGGACCTCTCGGAATCGGAGCTTGAACGCAAGTTCGTGCGGTTCCTCCACCGACGGCGGATCTCCGGTTGGACACAGCAGGAGTGGATCAACGGGCGGCGGATGGATTTCGTATGGCCTGAGGAAAGGCTCGCCGTATCGCTGCACGGGTGGGCCTTCCATCGGCACCACGATCGGTGGGAGACCGATCAGCAGACCACCAACATGCTCGTCGGAATCGGCTGGGTGCCACTCGTCTTCACATGGAAGCGGCTCACTTACTCGGCCGACGAGGTGTACCGGGAACTCACCAGCATCCTGGATCGACGCCGACTCGCGGCCTGA
- a CDS encoding DUF4307 domain-containing protein translates to MSSSDGGSVEPGPAEDESTFPRSGPRATYPVEQSSSSKKRWFYALSALVVVAGVGLAYAGYTQFADPEVSGSATAFEILSSDTVSVQYTVNRSNPDEAVACVVRARAQDGSEVGRREVLIPAGSETQVGAKTEVLTSQPAVIGEVFGCTATVPPYLKPAA, encoded by the coding sequence GTGAGCAGTTCAGACGGGGGCAGTGTCGAGCCCGGCCCAGCCGAGGATGAGTCCACGTTTCCCCGCAGCGGCCCACGTGCGACATATCCGGTGGAACAGTCGTCGTCGAGCAAGAAGCGGTGGTTCTACGCACTGTCGGCGTTGGTCGTCGTGGCGGGTGTCGGACTGGCGTACGCCGGTTACACACAGTTCGCCGACCCGGAAGTCTCCGGCAGCGCAACGGCCTTCGAAATCCTGTCGTCCGACACCGTCTCCGTGCAGTACACCGTGAATCGCAGCAATCCCGACGAAGCAGTCGCCTGCGTCGTGCGGGCACGCGCACAGGACGGCTCAGAGGTCGGACGCCGCGAGGTCCTCATCCCCGCGGGCAGCGAGACGCAGGTCGGCGCGAAGACCGAGGTCCTGACCTCGCAGCCCGCGGTGATCGGCGAGGTGTTCGGCTGCACCGCGACCGTTCCGCCGTACCTGAAGCCGGCCGCATGA
- a CDS encoding SRPBCC family protein translates to MAYDLDSFDEPFFDAAPMKYTIDVTLPVAPEVAWAEFTRQNTLDWCRALSSVTYTSPEPHHAGTTRSIALAPGLVKMDEVFFIWDEDRASSTYRHAFHGVQANIPGLKKFGEYTEVSPAEHGTRLVWKFAMELAGAGLPPFLSGPIANGAFGMVRTDTIKHFATF, encoded by the coding sequence ATGGCCTACGACCTCGACTCATTCGACGAACCGTTCTTCGACGCCGCCCCCATGAAGTACACGATCGACGTGACGTTGCCTGTCGCGCCGGAGGTCGCGTGGGCTGAGTTCACACGTCAGAACACCCTGGACTGGTGCCGCGCCCTGTCGTCGGTCACCTACACCTCCCCGGAACCGCATCATGCCGGCACCACTCGGTCGATCGCGCTGGCGCCCGGGCTTGTGAAGATGGACGAGGTGTTCTTCATCTGGGACGAGGACAGGGCGTCGTCGACCTACCGCCACGCCTTCCACGGCGTACAGGCGAACATTCCAGGCCTGAAGAAGTTCGGCGAGTACACCGAGGTCTCCCCCGCCGAGCACGGCACTCGCCTGGTGTGGAAGTTCGCGATGGAACTGGCCGGCGCGGGCCTCCCCCCGTTCCTGTCAGGTCCGATTGCGAACGGCGCCTTCGGAATGGTCCGCACGGACACGATCAAACACTTCGCCACGTTCTGA